The following proteins come from a genomic window of Leopardus geoffroyi isolate Oge1 chromosome A3, O.geoffroyi_Oge1_pat1.0, whole genome shotgun sequence:
- the CA3H20orf173 gene encoding uncharacterized protein C20orf173 homolog, producing MKQRDAGASVLPSSQSRVEKSVCCLPRDSSSGLNMKHLWQIFVLWGFWVLILWLVAPCLDPKPESAPQGKLMVLVLGHCNCPWFKFRKSGCPSETLNSSLCYHRVGERGWYAECYEKMMEYLKRATESRTPHAVLWWLGMNSASGFGKMWKKVFKGIPRLSVSHFHFYCGTCTLVGNSKILRASGLGNNINQWTLAFRMNQGPVQSIEKVGNQTIGCFIYPGNASSQGSWRQLLLLLPLLLKLSGLVWTSDAPSEEQFVSVSETKNSN from the exons ATGAAACAGAGAGATGCTGGAGCCTCAGTTCTTCCTTCTTCTCAGTCCCGGGTAGAGAAGTCAGTCTGCTGCCTGCCACGAGACTCGTCATCTGGGCTGAACATGAAGCACTTGTGGCAGATTTTTGTGCTGTGGGGCTTCTGGGTGCTCATCTTGTGGCTGGTGGCCCCCTGCCTGGATCCAAAACCTGAATCGGCACCCCAGGGAAAACTGATGGTCTTGGTACTGGGGCATTGCAACTGCCCTTGGTTCAAATTCAGGAAGAGTGGCTGCCCATCTGAAACACTAAACTCCTCCCTCTGCTACCACAGAGTTGGAGAACGGGGCTGGTATGCTGAATGCTATGAGAAGATGATGGAGTACCTGAAGAGGGCAACAGAGTCCAGGACTCCTCATGCTGTGCTCTGGTGGCTG GGCATGAACTCAGCAAGTGGTTTTGGCAAAATGTGGAAAAAGGTGTTCAAGGGGATTCCCAGACTCTCAGTGAGCCATTTCCATTTCTACTGTGGGACTTGTACTTTGGTGGGGAACTCCAAGATCCTGCGGGCCTCCGGCCTTGGCAACAATATCAACCAGTGGACCCTAGCCTTCAG AATGAACCAGGGCCCTGTCCAGAGCATTGAAAAGGTGGGGAACCAAACCATAGGATGCTTCATCTATCCTGGGAATGCCAGCAGCCAGGGCTCTTGGAGacagctgctgcttctgctgccgctgctgctgaaGCTTTCTGGTCTGGTATGGACTTCAGATGCTCCAAGTGAGGAG